From the genome of Triticum aestivum cultivar Chinese Spring chromosome 3B, IWGSC CS RefSeq v2.1, whole genome shotgun sequence, one region includes:
- the LOC123072586 gene encoding protein FAR1-RELATED SEQUENCE 5 isoform X1, translating to MRFDSWEAGLAFYRMYAHEVGFSVRVWTQHKGEGGVIIWKKFVCARQGWRKRKSVDLGQVTQEVGRKKAKRNIKISRCGCKAMMGLKRQDDNKYEVVQFVQSHTHQLVSPSKRHLIRSNREVTSDLRNKLFTCSKALLGTSKTFRLLSIEKGGPENIGCTKHDLQNCQRDFKAAIKGADGQLIVDIMENKKKANPAFYFDYQVDENNKLTNIFWADSICRKNYSLFGDVVSFDSTYRFNKYDLVFAPFTGVNHHKSCVTFGAAFLSNEKIASYKWLFQTFLKAMCGVAPKLVITDEDQSMRRGIESIFPNTKHRLCMWHILMKLPEKVGPILRDNEDFKPRFMACVRGSETPDEFESRWSSIISEFGLEDNEWLKEKYGLRESWIPAYFMEFSLGGILRTTSRSESENAFFRHFTNRKLTLIEFWVRFETALEEQRQKELQEDNCALHTLPVLETCWGIEAHAREVYTHNIFVAFQREVVAARDRRHVKTIERVGDVRTMSIGDLSGRIITVCFNTNTKAAQCTCRMFESLGILCSHIIVVLKNDGCNEIPSQYVLHRWTKMAARHLCYDANGHEMEGSSTSLSPIIKKLYSQTWSRFSLALHEARHCEEKMEYLNKVVADALAHLRQTAPLDEQSKVQEFESFIGTTFPSIINIHPPDIANTKGSGKRLKRGSEEAINKRKKSK from the exons ATGCGATTTGATAGCTGGGAGGCAGGTTTGGCATTCTATAGAATGTATGCTCATGAGGTTGGCTTCTCTGTACGCGTATGGACACAACACAAAGGAGAGGGTGGTGTAATAATCTGGAAGAAGTTTGTTTGCGCAAGACAAGGTTGGAGGAAGAGAAAATCAGTGGATCTAGGTCAAGTTACTCAAGAAGTGGGGAGAAAAAAGGCTAAAAGAAATATCAAGATAAGCAGATGCGGTTGCAAGGCTATGATGGGATTGAAGAGGCAAGATGACAACAAGTACGAGGTCGTCCAGTTTGTTCAATCGCACACGCACCAACTTGTCTCACCAAGTAAGAGGCATCTCATCAGGTCAAATAGAGAGGTAACTAGTGATTTGAGAAACAAATTATTTACATGCAGTAAGGCATTGCTTGGCACTTCAAAAACTTTTCGCTTGCTTAGCATAGAGAAGGGTGGGCCAGAAAATATCGGTTGCACAAAACATGACTTACAAAACTGTCAGCGTGATTTCAAGGCAGCGATTAAGGGAGCAGATGGACAACTTATAGTAGAtataatggaaaataaaaaaaaggccaatcCAGCATTTTATTTTGATTACCAGGTAGATGAGAACAATAAACTGACAAATATTTTCTGGGCTGATAGTATATGTAGAAAGAACTATTCATTATTTGGTGACGTTGTATCCTTCGATTCTACATATCGGTTTAACAAGTATGACCTGGTATTTGCCCCTTTTACTGGAGTTAACCATCACAAATCTTGTGTTACATTCGGTGCTGCATTCTTGTCAAACGAGAAGATTGCATCATACAAATGGTTATTTCAGACTTTCTTGAAAGCAATGTGTGGGGTTGCACCAAAGCTAGTCATAACCGATGAGGATCAAAGCATGAGAAGAGGAATAGAATCTATATTTCCGAACACAAAGCATCGACTCTGTATGTGGCATATTCTGATGAAACTCCCTGAAAAGGTTGGACCCATCTTGAGAGACAATGAAGATTTTAAACCACGATTCATGGCATGTGTCCGGGGATCAGAGACTCCAGATGAGTTCGAATCACGGTGGTCCTCAATAATTTCTGAGTTTGGCCTAGAGGATAATGAATGGTTGAAAGAGAAGTATGGTTTACGGGAATCATGGATTCCAGCATACTTTATGGAGTTCTCCCTTGGTGGAATATTACGTACAACATCTAGATCTGAGAGTGAGAATGCATTTTTTCGACACTTCACTAACCGAAAGCTTACCTTGATTGAGTTTTGGGTAAGATTTGAAACCGCTTTGGAAGAGCAACGACAAAAGGAGTTGCAAGAGGATAATTGTGCACTTCATACCTTGCCAGTACTCGAGACTTGCTGGGGAATTGAGGCTCATGCCAGAGAAGTGTATACTCACAATATTTTTGTTGCTTTCCAACGTGAGGTGGTGGCTGCTAGGGATCGTCGTCATGTCAAAACCATTGAGCGGGTTGGTGATGTCCGAACCATGAGCATTGGTGACCTTAGTGGAAGGATAATAACTGTCTGCTTCAACACTAATACAAAGGCTGCACAATGTACTTGTCGAATGTTTGAATCATTGGGCATACTTTGCTCTCACATCATTGTTGTCTTAAAGAATGATGGGTGTAATGAAATTCCTAGCCAATATGTGCTGCATAGGTGGACTAAAATGGCTGCACGACATCTTTGCTATGATGCCAATGGACATGAGATGGAAGGGTCATCTACTTCTCTTTCACCTATCATCAAGAAATTGTATTCACAAACATGGTCGCGGTTCAGCTTGGCATTGCATGAAGCTAGACATTGTGAGGAGAAGATGGAATACTTAAACAAAGTTGTTGCTGATGCTCTTGCACACTTGAGGCAGACGGCGCCACTTGACGAACAAAGTAAAGTTCAAGAGTTTGAATCCTTTATTGGAACAACATTCCCAAGCATCATCAATATTCATCCCCCTGATATTGCAAATACAAAGGGCAGTGGCAAGAGATTGAAGAGGGGTTCAGAGGAGGCCATTAACAAAAGGAAAAAG AGCAAGTAG
- the LOC123072586 gene encoding protein FAR1-RELATED SEQUENCE 5 isoform X2, which translates to MRFDSWEAGLAFYRMYAHEVGFSVRVWTQHKGEGGVIIWKKFVCARQGWRKRKSVDLGQVTQEVGRKKAKRNIKISRCGCKAMMGLKRQDDNKYEVVQFVQSHTHQLVSPSKRHLIRSNREIASYKWLFQTFLKAMCGVAPKLVITDEDQSMRRGIESIFPNTKHRLCMWHILMKLPEKVGPILRDNEDFKPRFMACVRGSETPDEFESRWSSIISEFGLEDNEWLKEKYGLRESWIPAYFMEFSLGGILRTTSRSESENAFFRHFTNRKLTLIEFWVRFETALEEQRQKELQEDNCALHTLPVLETCWGIEAHAREVYTHNIFVAFQREVVAARDRRHVKTIERVGDVRTMSIGDLSGRIITVCFNTNTKAAQCTCRMFESLGILCSHIIVVLKNDGCNEIPSQYVLHRWTKMAARHLCYDANGHEMEGSSTSLSPIIKKLYSQTWSRFSLALHEARHCEEKMEYLNKVVADALAHLRQTAPLDEQSKVQEFESFIGTTFPSIINIHPPDIANTKGSGKRLKRGSEEAINKRKKSK; encoded by the exons ATGCGATTTGATAGCTGGGAGGCAGGTTTGGCATTCTATAGAATGTATGCTCATGAGGTTGGCTTCTCTGTACGCGTATGGACACAACACAAAGGAGAGGGTGGTGTAATAATCTGGAAGAAGTTTGTTTGCGCAAGACAAGGTTGGAGGAAGAGAAAATCAGTGGATCTAGGTCAAGTTACTCAAGAAGTGGGGAGAAAAAAGGCTAAAAGAAATATCAAGATAAGCAGATGCGGTTGCAAGGCTATGATGGGATTGAAGAGGCAAGATGACAACAAGTACGAGGTCGTCCAGTTTGTTCAATCGCACACGCACCAACTTGTCTCACCAAGTAAGAGGCATCTCATCAGGTCAAATAGAGAG ATTGCATCATACAAATGGTTATTTCAGACTTTCTTGAAAGCAATGTGTGGGGTTGCACCAAAGCTAGTCATAACCGATGAGGATCAAAGCATGAGAAGAGGAATAGAATCTATATTTCCGAACACAAAGCATCGACTCTGTATGTGGCATATTCTGATGAAACTCCCTGAAAAGGTTGGACCCATCTTGAGAGACAATGAAGATTTTAAACCACGATTCATGGCATGTGTCCGGGGATCAGAGACTCCAGATGAGTTCGAATCACGGTGGTCCTCAATAATTTCTGAGTTTGGCCTAGAGGATAATGAATGGTTGAAAGAGAAGTATGGTTTACGGGAATCATGGATTCCAGCATACTTTATGGAGTTCTCCCTTGGTGGAATATTACGTACAACATCTAGATCTGAGAGTGAGAATGCATTTTTTCGACACTTCACTAACCGAAAGCTTACCTTGATTGAGTTTTGGGTAAGATTTGAAACCGCTTTGGAAGAGCAACGACAAAAGGAGTTGCAAGAGGATAATTGTGCACTTCATACCTTGCCAGTACTCGAGACTTGCTGGGGAATTGAGGCTCATGCCAGAGAAGTGTATACTCACAATATTTTTGTTGCTTTCCAACGTGAGGTGGTGGCTGCTAGGGATCGTCGTCATGTCAAAACCATTGAGCGGGTTGGTGATGTCCGAACCATGAGCATTGGTGACCTTAGTGGAAGGATAATAACTGTCTGCTTCAACACTAATACAAAGGCTGCACAATGTACTTGTCGAATGTTTGAATCATTGGGCATACTTTGCTCTCACATCATTGTTGTCTTAAAGAATGATGGGTGTAATGAAATTCCTAGCCAATATGTGCTGCATAGGTGGACTAAAATGGCTGCACGACATCTTTGCTATGATGCCAATGGACATGAGATGGAAGGGTCATCTACTTCTCTTTCACCTATCATCAAGAAATTGTATTCACAAACATGGTCGCGGTTCAGCTTGGCATTGCATGAAGCTAGACATTGTGAGGAGAAGATGGAATACTTAAACAAAGTTGTTGCTGATGCTCTTGCACACTTGAGGCAGACGGCGCCACTTGACGAACAAAGTAAAGTTCAAGAGTTTGAATCCTTTATTGGAACAACATTCCCAAGCATCATCAATATTCATCCCCCTGATATTGCAAATACAAAGGGCAGTGGCAAGAGATTGAAGAGGGGTTCAGAGGAGGCCATTAACAAAAGGAAAAAG AGCAAGTAG